Proteins encoded in a region of the Elizabethkingia bruuniana genome:
- a CDS encoding protein translocase subunit SecDF — MQGKGLITTIAIILGLICINELLPSFYANRIEKEAQALSGGNEVKYKKELEKLSKDTLNLGFTKLDYWSAKGKEMKLGLDLKGGINVLLEINQRDLVNDLTNYSTNPVLVEALNRTDAAQKFSTKTYIDNFFVQFDAVNKEKGTNVKLSNPEVFGTQKLSDLIKFNTPDDEVKKIISKKIDASVGSAFEVIRTRIDKLGVTQPNVQRVPGTGRILVEMPGIKDIDRVKKLLQTSARLQFWEVQTAGEVAPYFQQLTSVVMTKGDSIGINKNMNLINTLDMQNGARQNGVGNVKLSDTATVNKLLNSAQAIKARPANLRFTKFMWAAKPESNAPDNLTLYAIRGTANNKAPLDGAVKDARVNYDQIGRIEIGMQMDSDGTKVWKTLTEKNIGRPIAVTLDDNVYTAPNVNTAIPNGQSVITGNFSQDEAKDLVDVLNSGKLPATAKIVQADVVGPSLGAESINAGVMSFIIAFALIMVYIIFYYGMAGVYAVIAMIINLFYVFGIMDSIDATLTLPGIAGIVLSMAMAVDTNVIIYERTKEELFAGKGIREAYNDGFKHALSAIIDGHATTLLTAVVLYIFGTGPIQGFAVTLIIGILMTFFTSVLLSRVMIFSRLGKGKEISVWTSFSKNLFRNIWIDFIGKRKWSYIFSTILMIICIASIVTKGFKFGVDFKGGRSYVVRFDKPVVASDIQEELAPLFKTQDGKNEAVDVKTFGNSNQLRITTDYKIDDVNTTVDSEIEHKLYDGLKKHLPANETFDAFKSSDVGHAGIVSSTKVGPTVADDIQVHGTLAVLAALAGIFIYILLRFRKWQFSLGAVVALFHDAVVILGVFSLFYTVAPFNMEINQDFIAAVLTVLGYSINDTVIVFDRIREYLRERKSISLAGLFDDSISSTLGRTFNTSFTTILVILAIFIFGGDNMKGFMFALLIGIGFGTYSSIFIASAIAYDCLKGRKKDAPPVHEINK; from the coding sequence ATGCAAGGAAAAGGACTCATTACCACTATTGCAATCATCCTCGGATTGATATGCATTAATGAACTCCTGCCGAGTTTCTATGCGAATAGAATTGAGAAAGAGGCACAAGCTCTTTCCGGAGGCAATGAAGTTAAGTACAAAAAGGAATTAGAAAAGTTATCCAAAGACACACTTAATCTAGGGTTTACTAAACTGGATTATTGGTCTGCCAAGGGAAAAGAAATGAAACTTGGTCTGGATTTGAAAGGAGGGATCAACGTTTTGTTGGAAATTAATCAAAGAGACCTGGTTAATGATTTAACGAATTATTCCACAAACCCTGTTTTAGTAGAAGCTCTGAACAGAACAGATGCTGCACAAAAGTTCTCTACAAAGACATACATCGATAACTTTTTTGTTCAGTTTGATGCTGTAAACAAAGAAAAAGGAACAAATGTAAAACTTTCTAATCCAGAAGTTTTCGGTACTCAGAAATTAAGTGATTTGATTAAATTCAACACACCTGATGACGAAGTAAAAAAGATTATTTCTAAGAAGATTGATGCCTCTGTAGGTTCAGCTTTCGAAGTAATCCGTACACGTATCGATAAGCTAGGGGTAACACAACCAAACGTACAGAGAGTACCTGGAACAGGTCGTATTTTGGTTGAAATGCCTGGTATCAAGGATATTGACAGAGTAAAGAAATTACTACAGACTTCAGCAAGATTACAGTTCTGGGAAGTACAGACTGCTGGTGAAGTTGCTCCATATTTCCAACAACTTACTTCTGTTGTAATGACAAAAGGAGATTCTATTGGTATTAATAAGAATATGAATCTTATCAATACTCTGGATATGCAGAATGGTGCAAGACAGAATGGAGTAGGTAATGTTAAGCTTTCGGATACAGCTACTGTAAACAAATTATTAAACAGTGCACAGGCTATTAAAGCACGTCCTGCTAACCTTAGATTTACTAAGTTTATGTGGGCTGCAAAACCTGAATCTAATGCTCCGGATAATTTGACATTATATGCAATCCGTGGAACAGCAAACAACAAAGCTCCGCTTGATGGTGCTGTAAAAGATGCACGTGTTAACTACGACCAAATCGGAAGAATTGAGATCGGAATGCAGATGGACTCTGATGGTACTAAAGTATGGAAAACACTTACTGAGAAAAACATCGGAAGACCAATCGCTGTAACTCTGGATGATAATGTATATACTGCTCCTAATGTAAATACAGCTATTCCTAACGGACAATCTGTAATTACTGGTAACTTCAGTCAGGATGAAGCTAAAGACTTAGTAGATGTACTAAACTCAGGTAAGCTTCCTGCTACTGCAAAAATTGTTCAGGCAGATGTTGTTGGACCTTCATTAGGTGCTGAATCTATCAACGCAGGTGTTATGTCATTCATTATTGCGTTTGCCCTTATCATGGTATATATCATTTTCTACTATGGTATGGCTGGTGTTTATGCAGTAATTGCGATGATTATTAACTTATTCTACGTGTTTGGTATTATGGACTCTATAGATGCTACACTTACCTTACCAGGTATTGCAGGTATCGTATTATCCATGGCCATGGCAGTAGATACGAACGTAATCATCTACGAGAGAACTAAAGAAGAATTATTTGCAGGAAAAGGAATCCGTGAAGCATACAATGATGGTTTCAAGCACGCTTTATCTGCGATTATTGACGGACACGCAACAACATTACTAACAGCTGTTGTATTATATATTTTCGGTACAGGACCTATCCAAGGATTTGCTGTAACCTTAATTATTGGTATTCTGATGACGTTCTTTACTTCTGTACTATTGTCGAGAGTAATGATCTTCAGCAGACTTGGAAAGGGTAAAGAGATTTCAGTATGGACATCTTTCTCAAAAAATCTTTTCAGAAATATCTGGATCGACTTTATCGGGAAAAGAAAGTGGTCTTATATCTTCTCTACAATATTGATGATCATCTGTATCGCATCTATCGTTACAAAAGGCTTCAAATTTGGGGTTGACTTCAAAGGAGGAAGAAGTTATGTTGTAAGATTTGACAAGCCGGTTGTCGCTTCTGATATTCAGGAAGAGTTGGCTCCGTTATTTAAAACTCAAGATGGTAAAAACGAAGCTGTAGATGTTAAAACATTTGGTAACTCTAATCAGCTTAGAATAACAACTGACTACAAAATTGATGACGTTAACACAACTGTTGACTCTGAAATTGAACATAAATTATATGACGGATTAAAGAAACACCTTCCGGCTAACGAAACATTCGATGCTTTCAAAAGTTCTGATGTTGGACATGCAGGAATCGTTTCTTCTACGAAAGTAGGACCTACAGTAGCAGATGACATTCAGGTTCACGGTACATTAGCAGTTCTTGCTGCTTTAGCGGGGATCTTCATCTATATCTTATTAAGATTTAGAAAATGGCAATTCTCTCTTGGTGCTGTTGTGGCATTGTTCCACGATGCGGTAGTAATTTTAGGGGTATTCTCCTTATTCTACACAGTAGCGCCATTCAATATGGAGATCAACCAGGATTTCATTGCAGCTGTACTAACAGTATTAGGATATTCCATTAACGATACGGTAATTGTATTTGACCGTATCCGTGAATACCTTAGAGAAAGAAAATCTATCAGCCTTGCAGGTCTGTTTGATGATTCCATCAGCAGCACGTTAGGTAGAACATTCAACACTTCATTCACTACGATCTTGGTTATCCTAGCGATCTTCATCTTCGGAGGTGATAATATGAAGGGCTTCATGTTTGCATTATTAATCGGTATTGGTTTCGGTACTTATTCATCCATCTTCATCGCATCAGCAATTGCTTATGACTGTTTGAAAGGACGAAAAAAAGACGCCCCGCCAGTCCATGAGATAAACAAATAA
- a CDS encoding murein L,D-transpeptidase catalytic domain-containing protein — protein sequence MAFLVTNCQEKEEKKPSHTPVIIKNDEKQIVKQETDIKKLKQKAEEALLYNKQNKFNTDFCILIDMSIHSGVNRFFIWDFRENKITEEYLVGHGCGANSWSSDESAGKAEFSNEDGSHLSSLGKYKIGARGYSNWGINVKYLMHGLEETNSNALKRVIVFHSWDKMSDEEVFPKGSPEGWGCPTVSNNAMKIIDLKLKNSAKPVLMWIYK from the coding sequence ATGGCTTTTTTAGTCACCAATTGTCAGGAAAAAGAAGAGAAAAAGCCTTCACATACACCAGTTATTATAAAGAATGATGAAAAGCAGATTGTAAAGCAGGAAACAGATATTAAAAAGCTGAAACAAAAAGCGGAAGAAGCATTATTATATAACAAACAAAATAAATTTAATACCGACTTCTGTATCCTGATAGACATGAGTATACATTCTGGTGTTAACCGTTTTTTTATATGGGATTTCAGGGAAAATAAAATTACCGAAGAATATCTTGTAGGACATGGCTGTGGTGCCAATAGCTGGTCTTCTGATGAATCTGCAGGAAAAGCTGAATTCAGTAATGAAGACGGAAGCCACCTATCCTCCCTGGGCAAATATAAAATTGGTGCCCGTGGATATAGCAATTGGGGAATTAATGTAAAATATCTTATGCATGGCCTGGAGGAAACAAACAGCAACGCCTTGAAACGTGTTATTGTATTTCACTCGTGGGATAAAATGAGTGATGAAGAAGTTTTCCCTAAAGGCAGTCCCGAAGGTTGGGGATGCCCTACGGTATCTAATAATGCAATGAAAATTATTGATCTTAAATTAAAAAATTCTGCAAAACCTGTATTAATGTGGATTTATAAATAG
- a CDS encoding DUF3667 domain-containing protein, whose product MTNNCLNCNEEIAGKFCSNCSQPTSTHRFSLSHVFKHDFVHGIFHFDKGFFFTIKELFTRPGHSIREYVQGKRVKHFNYFATVLLLLAIIYFVKKWTKIESSDLFDNNVKGLLKVQKDYSKITVFLNIPIIAFISFLLFKRSKQNYTENLVLNMYLLCGLTAISLVLPICMIFTDNKEFLFVVNYFVTVLVFLYIIIFYYQFFSVFNYKKYDLIIRVILISILYMAIKQLINTILNNVGLKYFH is encoded by the coding sequence ATGACAAATAACTGTTTAAACTGTAATGAAGAGATTGCAGGAAAATTTTGTAGTAATTGTAGCCAGCCAACATCAACACATAGATTTTCCTTGTCTCACGTATTTAAACATGATTTTGTTCACGGTATATTTCATTTTGACAAGGGCTTTTTCTTTACAATAAAAGAACTATTTACAAGACCAGGTCACAGTATCCGAGAATATGTACAAGGAAAAAGGGTAAAGCATTTTAATTATTTTGCAACAGTACTTCTTTTGTTAGCCATTATATATTTTGTTAAAAAATGGACGAAAATTGAATCTTCTGATCTGTTTGATAATAATGTAAAAGGGCTTTTAAAGGTTCAAAAAGACTATTCAAAAATCACAGTTTTTTTAAATATTCCAATTATTGCTTTTATTAGCTTTTTGTTGTTTAAAAGAAGTAAACAAAATTATACAGAAAATCTGGTTCTAAACATGTACTTGTTATGTGGATTAACAGCAATCAGTTTGGTTCTGCCAATTTGCATGATTTTCACTGACAATAAAGAATTTCTCTTTGTTGTCAATTATTTTGTGACAGTACTGGTATTTCTGTATATCATAATTTTTTATTACCAATTTTTTTCGGTTTTTAATTACAAAAAGTATGACTTAATCATTCGGGTTATTCTTATTTCAATACTGTATATGGCAATTAAGCAGCTGATAAATACTATTTTGAATAATGTTGGATTAAAATATTTTCATTAA
- the hemN gene encoding oxygen-independent coproporphyrinogen III oxidase yields the protein MNSLVDKYNIPGPRYTSYPTVPYWDLESFSVEGWKESVIRSFKESNAEEGISIYIHLPFCEALCTFCACHKRITKQHSVEEPYLETVLKEWQLYLNLFDEKPKLKELHLGGGTPTFFSPENLKKLLSGIFETVEIAEHPEFSFEGHPNNTTYDHLKTLYDLGFRRVSFGVQDYNEKVQKAINRIQPFENVKNVTEWAREIGYTGISHDLVFGLPFQNWECMENTIRKTLELKPDRLAFYSYAHVPWIKGVGQRGFDENDLPSGDEKRRLYEDGKSLLEELGYFEIGMDHFALPHDDLYQSMKKGKLHRNFMGYTSSKTQLMVGLGMSGISDSWYAFAQNEKTVEGYEQMVNNGEFPVVKGHILNEEDLIIRKHILNLMCRLETSWDTETAFPEFENAMDKLQEMQKDGLVELSENGIKITEEGRAFTRNVTMTFDLRMLRKQPGTRIFSMTI from the coding sequence ATGAATTCATTAGTAGATAAATACAATATACCTGGCCCGCGCTATACATCTTATCCAACCGTTCCTTACTGGGATCTTGAAAGTTTTTCTGTAGAGGGTTGGAAGGAGTCGGTGATACGTTCTTTTAAAGAATCTAATGCGGAAGAAGGGATCAGTATATATATTCATCTTCCTTTTTGTGAAGCTTTGTGTACTTTTTGTGCATGCCATAAAAGAATTACAAAACAACATTCTGTAGAAGAACCATATTTGGAAACCGTTCTGAAAGAATGGCAGCTTTATCTGAATCTTTTCGACGAAAAACCGAAGCTAAAAGAACTTCATTTAGGAGGAGGAACTCCTACATTCTTTTCTCCGGAAAACCTTAAGAAACTTCTCAGCGGAATTTTTGAAACTGTAGAAATTGCGGAACATCCTGAATTTAGTTTTGAAGGACATCCGAATAATACAACATATGACCACCTTAAAACACTTTATGATCTAGGCTTCAGAAGAGTAAGCTTTGGTGTACAGGATTATAATGAAAAGGTGCAGAAAGCCATCAACAGAATACAGCCTTTCGAAAATGTAAAAAACGTAACAGAATGGGCTCGTGAAATTGGCTATACGGGAATCAGCCACGATCTGGTATTTGGTTTACCTTTCCAAAACTGGGAGTGTATGGAAAATACCATTCGTAAAACACTGGAACTAAAACCAGACAGATTAGCATTCTATTCTTACGCACACGTTCCGTGGATAAAAGGTGTAGGGCAGAGAGGCTTTGATGAAAACGATTTGCCTTCCGGTGATGAGAAACGCAGATTATATGAAGATGGTAAAAGCTTACTGGAAGAATTAGGTTATTTCGAAATAGGTATGGACCATTTCGCATTACCGCATGACGATCTTTATCAGTCTATGAAGAAAGGTAAACTTCACCGTAACTTTATGGGATATACGTCTTCTAAAACTCAGCTAATGGTAGGCTTAGGGATGTCCGGAATATCCGACAGCTGGTATGCATTTGCACAAAATGAAAAAACAGTGGAAGGGTATGAGCAAATGGTAAACAACGGTGAATTCCCGGTAGTAAAAGGGCATATTCTGAATGAAGAAGATCTTATTATCCGTAAACATATTCTGAATCTGATGTGCAGACTGGAAACATCATGGGATACAGAAACTGCTTTCCCTGAGTTTGAAAATGCAATGGACAAATTACAGGAGATGCAAAAAGACGGCTTGGTTGAACTCTCTGAAAATGGTATAAAAATAACTGAAGAGGGAAGAGCCTTTACCCGAAATGTTACCATGACATTTGATCTGAGAATGTTAAGAAAACAACCGGGAACAAGGATATTCTCCATGACAATATAA
- a CDS encoding DUF2007 domain-containing protein has translation MGEFIRIYQSNILFQVEIVKGKLAANGIESFVKNEFVNNLSVMPINQDYILYVAEEDAAEADRIINETGDTET, from the coding sequence ATGGGAGAATTTATTAGGATATATCAGTCAAACATATTATTTCAGGTCGAGATTGTTAAAGGTAAACTTGCTGCTAATGGTATTGAAAGCTTCGTGAAAAACGAATTTGTAAACAACCTTTCTGTAATGCCAATTAATCAGGATTATATACTCTATGTTGCAGAAGAGGATGCTGCAGAAGCAGATAGAATTATTAATGAAACCGGAGATACAGAAACCTGA
- a CDS encoding APC family permease: MQKLKLWDATMIVMGSMIGSGIFIVSSDIMRQLGSGWWLLVVWLITGVITVSAALCYGELSAIFPKAGGQYTYLTEVFGKLTGFLYGWGLFTVIQTGTIAAVAVAFSKFTAYLIPQLNDAAPLFQQGSFKITWLQILGIGIILLLTYINTRGIKSGKIIQSVFTASKIIALLGLIVLGLVFIKDSHLSENLNIGTKAFQNLKGEGWMPISGKAILGGIAAAMVGSVFSSVAWESVTFVSGEIENPKRNVVRAMVIGTASVIILYFLCNVVYLSALSRDEIAFAANDRVAVAAAEKIMGNTGTIIMAVLVMISTFGCINGLVLSGARVFQTMAKDGLFFSSAIKNNKNNVPEKSLWLQGIWASLLCLSGQYGDILDMISFVIVLFYMLTVFAVIWLRFKKPFIPRSYKTFLYPVTPLLYLVIGIMFCVLLIIYKPNYTWPGFILLLLGLPVYFLIRKKV, translated from the coding sequence ATGCAAAAACTCAAACTATGGGATGCCACTATGATCGTTATGGGATCTATGATCGGTAGCGGAATTTTTATTGTTTCATCCGATATTATGAGGCAGCTCGGATCCGGATGGTGGCTATTGGTTGTCTGGCTTATCACAGGAGTTATTACAGTATCGGCAGCATTATGCTACGGCGAATTATCTGCTATCTTTCCAAAAGCCGGAGGGCAATACACTTATCTGACAGAAGTTTTTGGTAAACTTACAGGCTTTTTATACGGATGGGGGCTATTTACGGTTATACAAACCGGAACTATTGCTGCAGTCGCTGTTGCATTCAGTAAGTTTACAGCCTATCTTATTCCGCAGCTCAATGATGCCGCGCCCTTATTTCAGCAGGGTAGTTTTAAAATTACCTGGCTCCAGATTTTAGGTATTGGTATTATCCTGTTGCTTACCTATATTAATACCAGAGGAATCAAAAGCGGGAAAATAATACAGTCTGTTTTTACGGCTTCTAAAATTATAGCACTTTTAGGACTTATTGTTCTGGGGCTTGTTTTTATTAAAGATTCACACCTAAGCGAAAATTTAAATATTGGTACTAAAGCTTTTCAAAATCTGAAAGGAGAAGGGTGGATGCCTATTAGCGGTAAGGCTATTTTGGGCGGAATTGCAGCAGCAATGGTAGGTTCTGTCTTCAGTAGCGTTGCATGGGAGAGTGTAACTTTTGTTTCCGGGGAGATCGAAAATCCTAAAAGGAATGTAGTCCGTGCAATGGTTATTGGTACAGCATCTGTTATTATACTTTATTTTCTTTGTAATGTGGTTTATCTAAGCGCATTATCCCGTGATGAAATCGCTTTTGCAGCCAATGATCGTGTTGCGGTAGCTGCTGCAGAAAAGATTATGGGAAATACCGGAACTATTATCATGGCCGTTCTTGTCATGATTTCTACTTTTGGATGTATCAATGGACTTGTTTTATCAGGAGCCCGAGTATTTCAGACAATGGCTAAAGACGGATTATTTTTTAGCTCAGCTATTAAAAACAACAAAAATAATGTTCCGGAGAAATCTTTATGGCTACAAGGGATATGGGCTTCATTACTGTGCCTTAGCGGGCAATATGGAGACATCCTGGATATGATTTCCTTTGTTATCGTATTATTTTATATGCTTACCGTTTTTGCCGTAATCTGGCTGAGATTCAAAAAGCCTTTTATTCCTAGATCTTACAAAACTTTTTTATATCCTGTAACACCTTTACTTTATCTCGTTATTGGAATTATGTTCTGTGTTCTGCTTATTATTTACAAACCCAACTATACATGGCCGGGATTTATTCTGCTTCTTTTAGGATTACCAGTATACTTCCTAATCAGAAAGAAAGTGTAG
- a CDS encoding PepSY-like domain-containing protein: MKMIYLKRLMVVAGIVVVGMVAAQKQTITKAQLPSNAQDFLNKYISGKPFIYIKNAENPNDVDFTVKYSNGVEVEFHNDGEWEEVDGKGNAISTGFLPGSLTNYTNSNYKGDPIVWVSREKGKYDVKLKSGLKLEFELNGTFSKIN, from the coding sequence ATGAAAATGATTTATCTGAAAAGGTTAATGGTAGTAGCAGGTATAGTTGTTGTGGGTATGGTAGCTGCACAAAAACAAACCATTACCAAAGCGCAACTTCCGTCCAATGCTCAGGATTTCCTGAATAAATACATCAGTGGTAAGCCATTTATTTATATTAAAAATGCAGAAAACCCTAATGATGTAGATTTTACTGTAAAATATAGTAACGGAGTAGAAGTGGAATTTCACAATGATGGTGAATGGGAAGAAGTAGATGGTAAAGGAAATGCAATTTCCACAGGTTTTCTTCCGGGATCTTTAACCAATTACACAAACTCTAATTACAAAGGAGATCCTATTGTATGGGTAAGCCGTGAAAAAGGGAAGTATGATGTAAAACTAAAAAGTGGCCTTAAATTGGAATTTGAGCTGAACGGAACATTTTCTAAAATTAATTAA